In a genomic window of Scomber japonicus isolate fScoJap1 chromosome 17, fScoJap1.pri, whole genome shotgun sequence:
- the LOC128377317 gene encoding cholesterol 24-hydroxylase-like isoform X2, whose amino-acid sequence MKLFWRPKCILRHFMCETYGPVVRINALHIVMITTTCPEATKEILMSPKYPKAKFLYKRLFNLFGQRFLGNGLVTAQNHELWYKQRRIMDPAFSSLYLRGLMGTFNERAEKLMSTLTEAADEKTEAKMLHLVNCVTLDVIAKVAFGVDLELLKNNDDSPFPKAIEMCLKGVVCYLQDSFFEFNPKNRSFMNEVKEACRLLRTTGAQWIQNRKTAMQNGDDVPKDILTQIIKSAGKEESMTKEDEELMLDNFVTFFIAGQETTANQLAFCIMELARHPDILEKVTKEVDDVIGMKQDITYDDLGKLVYLGQVLKETLRLYATAPGTSRDLLEDIVIDGIHIPGGTTCLLSSYVSSRMNKFFKDPLTFDPDRFHPDAPKPYYCYYPFALGPRSCLGQNFAQMEAKVVMAKLLQRFDFTLTPGQSFDIVDTFTLRPKSGVVCLINHRNHKK is encoded by the exons ATGAAGCTCTTCTGGCGGCCCAAATGCATACTAAGACACttcat GTGTGAGACTTACGGACCTGTTGTCAGGATAAATGCTCTGCATATCGTTATGATCACCACTACCTGTCCAGAGGCAACCAAG GAAATCTTGATGTCCCCAAAGTACCCCAAAGCTAAATTTCTCTACAAGAGACTCTTCAACCTGTTTGGTCAAAG GTTTTTAGGCAATGGCCTGGTAACAGCACAGAACCATGAGTTATGGTATAAACAGCGCCGGATCATGGACCCCGCCTTTAGCAGCTT GTATCTGAGAGGTTTAATGGGCACCTTCAATGAGAGGGCAGAGAAACTGATGAGTACACTTACAGAGGCTGCAGATGAAAAAACAGAGGCCAAAATGCTCCACCTTGTCAACTGTGTCACTCTAGATGTTATTGCCAAG GTTGCTTTTGGTGTGGATTTAGAACTGCTGAAGAATAATGATGATTCACCTTTCCCTAAAGCCATTGAGATGTGTCTGAAAGGAGTGGTGTGCTATTTACAAGACAGCTTTTTTGAG TTTAACCCAAAGAACAGATCATTTATGAATGAAGTTAAGGAAGCATGCCGCCTGCTGCGCACAACTGGAGCTCAGTGGATCCAGAACAGAAAGACTGCCATGCAAAATGGCGATGACGTACCCAAGGATATCCTCACACAAATCATCAAATCTGCTGGCAAAG AGGAAAGCATGACTAAAGAAGATGAGGAGTTGATGTTGGACAATTTTGTGACGTTCTTCATTGCTG GGCAAGAAACAACAGCTAATCAACTGGCTTTTTGCATCATGGAACTGGCAAGACACCCGGATATACTGGAGAA AGTGACGAAAGAGGTGGATGATGTCATTGGGATGAAACAGGACATAACCTATGACGATCTTGGTAAACTGGTCTACCTTGGACAG GTGTTAAAAGAGACCCTGAGGTTGTACGCAACAGCTCCAGGTACATCTCGTGATTTACTTGAAGACATTGTCATTGATGGTATCCACATACCTGGAGGAACCACCTGTTTA CTTAGCTCCTATGTGAGTTCGAGAATGAACAAATTCTTCAAGGACCCGCTTACATTTGATCCAGATCGATTTCACCCCGATGCTCCCAA GCCTTATTACTGCTATTACCCCTTTGCCCTTGGTCCACGCTCATGCCTGGGACAGAACTTTGCTCAG ATGGAAGCCAAAGTGGTGATGGCCAAGTTGCTCCAGAGGTTTGACTTCACCTTGACTCCGGGACAGTCCTTTGACATCGTGGACACCTTCACTCTCAGACCAAAGAGTGGAGTGGTGTGCCTTATCAATCACAGGAATCACAAGAAATAA
- the LOC128377319 gene encoding cholesterol 24-hydroxylase-like isoform X1 — translation MAFFQVFLSWIAQAFIFFLFLFFVAFLGCCLYIKYIHMKYDHIPGPPRDSFLFGHLPTFSRVMRSGGFMHDKMLEWCETYGPVVRINALHTVMIITTCPEATKEILMSPKYPKAKVVYKKLFNLFGQRFLGNGLVTAQNHELWYKQRRIMDPAFNSLYLRGLMGTFNERAEKLMSKLTEVADEKTEAKMLHLVNCVTLDVIAKVAFGVDLELMKNNDDSPFPKAIEMCLKGMVLYLRDSFFEFNPKNRPIMNEVREACRLLRTTGAQWIQNRKTAMQNGDDVPKDILTQIIKSAGKEESMTKEDEELMLDNFVTFFIAGQETTANQLAFCIMELARHPDILEKVMKEVDDVIGMKQDITYDDLGKLVYLGQVLKETLRLYPTAPGTSRDLLEDIVIDGIHIPGGTTCFLSSYVNGRMDKFFKDPLTFDPDRFHPDAPKPYYCYYPFALGPRACLGKNFAQMEAKVVMAKLLQRFDFTLTPGQSFGILDTGSLRPKSGVVCLINHRNHKK, via the exons ATGGCattttttcaagtgtttttaaGCTGGATCGCTCAAGCGtttatatttttcctctttctgtttttcgtAGCTTTCCTCGGTTGTTGTctgtacattaaatacattcacATGAAATACGACCACATACCCGGGCCACCGAGAGACAG CTTTCTCTTCGGACATTTACCGACGTTTTCCAGGGTCATGAGAAGTGGAGGATTTATGCACGACAAAATGCTGGAATG GTGTGAGACTTATGGACCTGTTGTCAGGATAAATGCTCTGCATACCGTTATGATCATCACTACCTGTCCAGAGGCAACCAAG GAAATCTTGATGTCCCCAAAGTACCCCAAAGCTAAAGTTGTCTACAAGAAACTCTTCAACCTGTTTGGTCAAAG GTTTTTAGGCAATGGCCTGGTAACAGCACAGAACCATGAGTTATGGTATAAACAGCGCCGGATCATGGACCCCGCCTTTAACAGCTT GTATCTGAGAGGTTTAATGGGCACCTTCAATGAGAGGGCAGAGAAACTGATGAGTAAACTTACAGAGGTTGCAGATGAAAAAACGGAGGCCAAAATGCTCCACCTTGTCAACTGTGTCACTCTAGATGTTATTGCCAAG GTTGCTTTTGGTGTGGATTTAGAACTAATGAAGAATAATGATGATTCACCTTTCCCTAAAGCCATTGAGATGTGTCTGAAAGGGATGGTGCTCTATTTACGAGACAGCTTTTTTGAG TTTAACCCAAAGAACAGACCAATTATGAATGAAGTGAGGGAAGCATGCCGCCTGCTGCGCACAACTGGAGCTCAGTGGATCCAGAACAGAAAGACTGCCATGCAAAATGGCGATGACGTACCTAAGGATATCCTCACACAAATCATCAAATCTGCTGGCAAAG AGGAAAGCATGACTAAAGAAGATGAGGAGTTGATGTTGGACAATTTTGTGACGTTCTTCATTGCTG GGCAAGAAACAACAGCTAATCAACTGGCTTTTTGCATCATGGAACTGGCAAGACACCCGGATATACTGGAGAA AGTGATGAAAGAGGTGGATGATGTCATTGGGATGAAACAGGACATAACCTATGACGATCTTGGTAAACTGGTCTACCTCGGACAG GTGTTAAAAGAGACCCTGAGGTTGTACCCAACAGCTCCAGGCACATCTCGTGATTTACTTGAAGACATTGTCATTGATGGTATCCACATACCTGGAGGAACCACCTGTTTT CTTAGCTCCTATGTGAATGGTAGGATGGACAAATTCTTCAAGGACCCACTTACATTTGATCCAGATCGATTTCACCCAGATGCTCCCAA GCCTTATTACTGCTATTACCCCTTTGCCCTTGGTCCACGTGCATGCCTGGGAAAGAATTTTGCTCAG atgGAGGCTAAGGTGGTAATGGCCAAGTTGCTCCAGAGGTTTGACTTCACCCTGACTCCGGGACAGTCCTTTGGCATCCTGGACACTGGCTCTCTCAGACCAAAGAGTGGCGTGGTGTGCCTTATCAATCACAGGAATCACAAGAAATAA
- the LOC128377319 gene encoding cholesterol 24-hydroxylase-like isoform X2 has translation MKYDHIPGPPRDSFLFGHLPTFSRVMRSGGFMHDKMLEWCETYGPVVRINALHTVMIITTCPEATKEILMSPKYPKAKVVYKKLFNLFGQRFLGNGLVTAQNHELWYKQRRIMDPAFNSLYLRGLMGTFNERAEKLMSKLTEVADEKTEAKMLHLVNCVTLDVIAKVAFGVDLELMKNNDDSPFPKAIEMCLKGMVLYLRDSFFEFNPKNRPIMNEVREACRLLRTTGAQWIQNRKTAMQNGDDVPKDILTQIIKSAGKEESMTKEDEELMLDNFVTFFIAGQETTANQLAFCIMELARHPDILEKVMKEVDDVIGMKQDITYDDLGKLVYLGQVLKETLRLYPTAPGTSRDLLEDIVIDGIHIPGGTTCFLSSYVNGRMDKFFKDPLTFDPDRFHPDAPKPYYCYYPFALGPRACLGKNFAQMEAKVVMAKLLQRFDFTLTPGQSFGILDTGSLRPKSGVVCLINHRNHKK, from the exons ATGAAATACGACCACATACCCGGGCCACCGAGAGACAG CTTTCTCTTCGGACATTTACCGACGTTTTCCAGGGTCATGAGAAGTGGAGGATTTATGCACGACAAAATGCTGGAATG GTGTGAGACTTATGGACCTGTTGTCAGGATAAATGCTCTGCATACCGTTATGATCATCACTACCTGTCCAGAGGCAACCAAG GAAATCTTGATGTCCCCAAAGTACCCCAAAGCTAAAGTTGTCTACAAGAAACTCTTCAACCTGTTTGGTCAAAG GTTTTTAGGCAATGGCCTGGTAACAGCACAGAACCATGAGTTATGGTATAAACAGCGCCGGATCATGGACCCCGCCTTTAACAGCTT GTATCTGAGAGGTTTAATGGGCACCTTCAATGAGAGGGCAGAGAAACTGATGAGTAAACTTACAGAGGTTGCAGATGAAAAAACGGAGGCCAAAATGCTCCACCTTGTCAACTGTGTCACTCTAGATGTTATTGCCAAG GTTGCTTTTGGTGTGGATTTAGAACTAATGAAGAATAATGATGATTCACCTTTCCCTAAAGCCATTGAGATGTGTCTGAAAGGGATGGTGCTCTATTTACGAGACAGCTTTTTTGAG TTTAACCCAAAGAACAGACCAATTATGAATGAAGTGAGGGAAGCATGCCGCCTGCTGCGCACAACTGGAGCTCAGTGGATCCAGAACAGAAAGACTGCCATGCAAAATGGCGATGACGTACCTAAGGATATCCTCACACAAATCATCAAATCTGCTGGCAAAG AGGAAAGCATGACTAAAGAAGATGAGGAGTTGATGTTGGACAATTTTGTGACGTTCTTCATTGCTG GGCAAGAAACAACAGCTAATCAACTGGCTTTTTGCATCATGGAACTGGCAAGACACCCGGATATACTGGAGAA AGTGATGAAAGAGGTGGATGATGTCATTGGGATGAAACAGGACATAACCTATGACGATCTTGGTAAACTGGTCTACCTCGGACAG GTGTTAAAAGAGACCCTGAGGTTGTACCCAACAGCTCCAGGCACATCTCGTGATTTACTTGAAGACATTGTCATTGATGGTATCCACATACCTGGAGGAACCACCTGTTTT CTTAGCTCCTATGTGAATGGTAGGATGGACAAATTCTTCAAGGACCCACTTACATTTGATCCAGATCGATTTCACCCAGATGCTCCCAA GCCTTATTACTGCTATTACCCCTTTGCCCTTGGTCCACGTGCATGCCTGGGAAAGAATTTTGCTCAG atgGAGGCTAAGGTGGTAATGGCCAAGTTGCTCCAGAGGTTTGACTTCACCCTGACTCCGGGACAGTCCTTTGGCATCCTGGACACTGGCTCTCTCAGACCAAAGAGTGGCGTGGTGTGCCTTATCAATCACAGGAATCACAAGAAATAA
- the LOC128377316 gene encoding cholesterol 24-hydroxylase-like, producing MAFFQVFLSWIAQAFIFFLFLFFVAFLGYCLYIKYIHMKYDHIPGPPRDSFLFGHTPTFFRVMRSGGIIHDTMLEWCETYGPVVKINALHIVMITTTCPEATKEILMSPKYPKAKFLYKRLFNLFGQRFLGNGLVTAQNHELWYKQRRIMDPAFSSLYLRGLMGTFNERAENLMSKLTEVADEKTEAKMLHLVNCVTLDVIAKVAFGVDLELLKNNDDSPFPKAIEMCLKGMVLYVRDMFFEFNPKNRPIMNEVREACRLLRTTGAQWIQNRKTAMQNGDDVPKDILTQIIKSAGKEESMTKEDEELMLDNFVTFFIAGQETTANQLAFCIMELARHPDILEKVMKEVDDVIGMKQDITYDDLGKMVYLGQVLKETLRLYSTAPGTSRDLLEDIVIDGIHIPGGTTCFLSSYVNGRMDKFFKDPLTFDPDRFHPDAPKPYYCYYPFALGPRACLGKNFAQMEAKVVMAKLLQRFDFTLTPGQSFGILDTGSLRPKSGVVCLINHRNHKK from the exons ATGGCattttttcaagtgtttttaaGCTGGATCGCTCAAGCGTTTAtatttttcctcttcctgtttttcgTAGCTTTCCTCGGTTATTGTctgtacattaaatacattcatatgaaatatgaccacataccCGGGCCACCGAGAGACAG CTTTCTCTTCGGACATACACCGACGTTTTTCAGGGTAATGAGAAGTGGAGGAATTATACACGACACAATGCTGGAATG GTGTGAGACTTACGGACCTGTTGTCAAGATAAATGCTCTGCATATTGTTATGATCACCACTACCTGTCCAGAGGCAACCAAG GAAATCTTGATGTCCCCAAAGTACCCCAAAGCTAAATTTCTCTACAAGAGACTCTTCAACCTGTTTGGTCAAAG GTTTTTAGGCAATGGCCTGGTAACAGCACAGAACCATGAGTTATGGTATAAACAGCGCCGGATCATGGACCCGGCCTTTAGCAGCTT GTATCTGAGAGGTTTAATGGGCACCTTCAATGAGAGGGCAGAGAATCTGATGAGTAAACTTACAGAGGTTGCAGATGAAAAAACGGAGGCCAAAATGCTCCACCTTGTCAACTGTGTCACTCTAGATGTTATTGCCAAG GTTGCTTTTGGTGTGGATTTAGAACTGCTGAAGAATAATGATGATTCACCTTTCCCTAAAGCCATTGAGATGTGTCTGAAAGGGATGGTGCTCTATGTACGAGACATGTTTTTTGAG TTTAACCCAAAGAACAGACCGATTATGAATGAAGTGAGGGAAGCATGCCGCCTGCTGCGCACAACTGGAGCTCAGTGGATCCAGAACAGAAAGACTGCCATGCAAAATGGCGATGACGTACCCAAGGATATCCTCACACAAATCATCAAATCTGCTGGCAAAG AGGAAAGCATGACTAAAGAAGATGAGGAGTTGATGTTGGACAATTTTGTGACGTTCTTCATTGCTG GGCAAGAAACAACAGCTAATCAACTGGCTTTTTGCATCATGGAACTGGCAAGACACCCGGATATACTGGAGAA AGTGATGAAAGAGGTGGATGATGTCATTGGGATGAAACAGGACATAACTTATGACGATCTCGGTAAAATGGTCTACCTCGGACAG GTGTTAAAAGAGACCCTGAGGTTGTACTCAACAGCTCCAGGCACATCTCGTGATTTACTTGAAGACATTGTCATTGATGGTATCCACATACCTGGAGGAACCACCTGTTTT CTTAGCTCCTATGTGAATGGTAGGATGGACAAATTCTTCAAGGACCCACTTACATTTGATCCAGATCGATTTCACCCAGATGCTCCCAA GCCTTATTACTGCTATTACCCCTTTGCCCTTGGTCCACGCGCATGCCTGGGAAAGAATTTTGCTCAG atgGAGGCTAAAGTGGTGATGGCCAAGTTGCTCCAGAGGTTTGACTTCACCCTGACTCCGGGACAGTCCTTTGGCATCCTGGACACTGGCTCTCTCAGACCAAAGAGTGGCGTGGTGTGCCTTATCAATCACAGGAATCACAAGAAATAA